TTTTGTCAGCGTTGTACAACCTTTCCATTGAATAGTATGTCTATATTATGCTTGGTAGGTACGTACGGTCACAACAGTATTCTAAAGGTGTGGGATTTTATTATGAACTTAATTTGTAAAGACCAAAACTCGACCATCTACACTTTGGTTTAGTCATGCAAGcacaacagcagcaactaTGAAAGCTAAATTTAGCACAAACTGTGTGTGTCAAAATATTCTTGCTCTTTTCTTTGGCTGAAAATATAGTCAGCCATTAATACGCTGTGTTTAACACGATTCGTAAGTTAGACATTCCATTAATGAGTGTACCATCAATAATCTCCCCATACCATTGTTTTATACACCTGACCAAAGCCAAAcgtttttttcttttttttggttgttgttgttacaAACTTCAATTATTGTTCCGCCTCTGAAACTTTTCGTCGGAAATTTGAGTAAATCCTAACGAAAAAGATATAAATACGATAAACagcattattttttttttttttttttcgtttcGATATTTAGCAAGTTTGCGGTTGGAATGACACCTACAACAATCGTCGTTATTACACTTGCTCCTGAAACTGGATATTTCTGCcttgttttctttcatGATTGGAAATGAATTCACCTCTAAACCAGTTTAGACAACTGTTAGAACTCTTGGTGTACAGAAACCTCTTAGTGTATCAACACCTGCAGATTTAGTACAGATTGATATTGTTTGGCTAGGGACAATATTCTTGATGGAATGTACACAAAACATGACCACTACCAAGAAGACTACTCTAAGAGGATTTCTATTCTTCACCAAGTCTTGATGACCGGCTAAACCAGTACAGATCAAAATCTAACTATCAAGTTCTAATCTGAAACAATAGTTTAACATGGCGATTAGAAACTATCAAGATGGTGTGGTTACACAAAATTCATTCTAAAAGGTCTAGACTTTTCCTGGTCgttcaattttttaattcacCTAAAATAGAATTTGTGGAacaattgttttttctcTAATTGTTTGCCTTCCTATTTGGGTGAATTTCCAACTATTTTAAGAAATACCGAGgccaaacaaaaataacatTTGGTTGCAGGGTTGAATTCATAGtacatttttcaaatcaatatatatatatatataacaaAACTTTTATACAAATACTAACTACTCTAGTAGTAACCGAAACAAAACTAATAAAATACTTGTCAAGAAAATCTAAAATAACAATTGCAGGAACTAATGAAGATTGAGGTGTTTGTCCTACCCgaaataatattatacCTCTTAAATGAAGAGACCAATGAACGCAAAACTAGCGACCAACAAAGACATTGTGGTTGCAAACTTGGTGTTTGCCATAttagcaacagcaacagaaTGAGTGCTAGCAGAAGCAGCTGGTGAAGTTGCTTGGGAAACCCCAGTCTCCTTACCAGAAGTAACTGTCTTTGTAATGTTAACAACTTCAGTTACAATTTCATCAGCAGCTTTAGAAGCTTCAGCGACAGCAGTTTGGGCAACCGCGACAGCCTCAGAAGACTTTTGGGTCTGAGCAGCACTCAACTGTACGGAAGCAGCAGATGATTGTACAGCAGCTAATGATGTTTGTTTGGCAACTGCAGACTTTTGAACTTCAACCAAGCTAGAAACAGTCTTGATAGCTTCAGATTTAGCGGAACTCAAAGAACTCAATTCGCTTGCACAGCTAGCAACAACCTCTGTTTTATGAGCAGCTTCTGCACTCGATTTAGCTGCCTCGACAGATTGAATAGACGACTCGCACCAAACCACACTAGTGATAACCTTAACTTGTTCTGATGAAGCAGAAGCTTGTTCTGATTTGGCACTTGACTGTTCTTCACATGCTGATGATTgaacagcagcagcagaaGTTTGATCACAATATTCAGAAACATGAGTAATAATAACGGTGGATGTAATGACAATTCCAGAATCGTTGGTTATAACTTTATCTGTAGTAACTGGACCAGTAATAGATGTCACATCTGACTTGATGGAAGTGGATGGTTGTTCTATGGTAGAATTTCCGTAGCTTGATGAGGACAACAGTGAACTACTTGAAAGTGCCACACTTTCAGAAATGGCAACAGATGAGTTATTAGCAGATTGCGATGGAATAACTGAAACACCTGAAGTCTTTTGTGGAGCTTCAGAGGAAGATTCTGATGGGGTTTCAGATACACTGTAAGATGTTTCTTGTGGAACTTGGGATAAGGAGCCTGATACTGATGGGGTTTCAGATACACTGTAAGATGTTTCTTGTGGAACTTGAGATGAGGAGCCTGATACTGATGGGGTTTCAGATGCACTATCTGAAGttgcaacaacagcagcagcagctaCACTTAAACTGCTTTGTACATTAGCTGGAACCATCCAGTATGGTTCCCAGACACCAGCAACAGAACAAATGGATGTACCCAAACTAGTAGCAGTAACAACGTCTTGTCCTTTACAATTTTTAGCAATACAGGACCCAATAGCTCCTGCAAATGTTGGCATAATACACAAACAGCCAGTATCCCAGTATGGACATGGAGTTGCGCCTGTGTTTTGGAACATACATGGCTTAGCACATTCTGGTAATTGATCGTAGATTCTATCAGCAAACCCATTGATGGAAGCAGTCTTGGCAACACTTGGGTAGATAGTGTATGGGTTATCTGCagcagttgttgttggtgctTCTGTTATAGAAGATGAATCGGCACACACTAAGGACGCTAAAACGATTGAAATAACAATGGATGGAAGCATTGCTGAGTATCCTTTTGGTTTGACAATTTCACACCCAATcccattttcaaattttggGAACCAGGGCTCTATAAGTaccaaaccaaatcaaCTATTCTCGAAATATACGGAATTTAGCGATATCCAATCATTGTATTATCCCTTTTAAGCAGCTAAAATCCACAAAgcaaattttaaattatcgTAAGTTTTCGATATATCCAGATATTGCAACAAACCcgaaattaaaaaaaaacggcATCTATAGCATTGATTGGACAATCAGAGAATTTCCAAaggtttttctttgttgtgataattaatttacgcgattttaatttaattgtcTATCCCATTGTTTTGGAATTGTGTAAGATTTTTACAGAAACGAGCTTTAATGTTAGCCAATCATCAACAGCAGTGGcaagaaaaattcaatGCCAATACTAAAAATTAGCAAACGAGACCCAATAGCTGCGTTAAGTccgcaaaaaaaaaaatcttgttTCTATGGTTCTATTATACGATACCTTGATATGGGACCATCTTAATCTgctaaaaacaaaaatcagATTTTCTGTAAACTTCCAACTTATTGTGTTGGTGCCAATTACAAGGttaagagaaaaaaaaaaaagatttggaTTGCTGATGAATCTGATAAGTCCAGTTACTAGAAGTCACAATTCCTTGGcataaataattcattcattggcccttttttttttttttcttttagtCTTgtatttttcttggttCCAAGCAGATCGTTAACGGCGATATCGGGCTTGTAGGAgcattcttttttctttgtattACACTTGTCTAACCAAGGTTCTCCAGTTCAATAGAGTAACAATAAACATGGCAGGGGAAAGTGTCATATCAGTCAACGGTTTCACAGTTGAATGGATCAATCCATCATTGTGTGGAAATGCAAAGGGGCTATGAAGAGAGATTTGCAACATAGAGAATGTGGTTCCAAAAcccaaacaaacaaaaaaaaaaaaaaaattcacaATTCCAAGAAGGCTGTATACAAATTCTGGGCATCTTCATCAGTATTTATCTAACCCTGTAGAACCTAATTTTTAgatatttcttctttttcaactcTTCAACTTATTACCTTGGCCATGGATGAAGAACTTCAAAAGCATTTGGAAATTTCAAGAAACACCAAGTATCAGTGGATTGCGTGCATTTTCAGTTTGGTTATATTTTTTGCAAACGGCATTGTTTTCTATTGGATTCCCAGACTTCTTAGAGATAAAAGATTTGTAAAGACAAACAGATTTAAATCGTATTTTGCGTTTGTTGACGTTTGGCAAACCATCAATACCCCATTTGCAATTAAACTTGGAAACAAAAAGTACTACTTCAAACCAAGTATAGCTGCCTTATTTGCATGTttcatattattaaatggCAAGTTATGCTATATTGAGACCGACGATTTGGATTACAAGCCCCGTGTCTTTATAATTGGGAAACGCTGTGCCAGAATCGCTTTGGGCCAAATGCCTGCAATGTTCTTATCTGTAACCAAAGGCGACTTCATTACTGCGATTACGGGTTTGACATACGAACGTGCTGCATTTTTACATGCCTGGTTTGCCATATTAATGTTCCTGATGATGACAGCACATGTTGGAATAATCGGGTTTTATTGGGCTCATCCAAATTTTGACATTGCCCCTAAGTACCCAAAATATGTATATGGGATTATTGGCTACGCATGTTTTGTGTTCTTGGTATTTGGCAATGTAGCGTTGATTAGACGTTATGCTTTCGATTTTTTTATGGTGAACCATCGAGTTCATTCTTTTAttatgttgttgatggCCTTCTTGCACAATGATAGAGCTAAAGCCATGGTCATTCTTGCCATTCATTTGCTAGTTTTGGACAAGGTGTTTGGTAGAATCTACGGTATCATACATTCTATGAAATCTCCAACAAAAGGGTACTCCGAATTTGAAATACTAGATGATGAGACCGTTCGTGTCAATATCCCTGTAAAAACGTCGAAAACTGATCCAAACCCTTGGTACAGATTATTACTATTCAAATATGGCACTTGGTTAGCTGGCCTGCATGTTTACTTGAATGTAAGAAAAATCGATTTTTTCCAACACCATCCATTTGCTATTGCCAGCTTACCTGAATCTGGTAAAATAACTTTGGTTATTAAAAAGAGAAATGGGTTCACAAAGAAGTTGTACGATACAGTTCAAACAATGCGTGATCAACAAATTGCAAATGGAATCGATAGTGATGCCCCGGAACACAAAAGAGTATCTAACCCCCATATTGTTAAATTAAAAGCTGCTTTCCGTGGACCCTCACTGGGTAAATTTCAACCATTAATCACGTTTGACTCGGTGGCATTTCTTGCCCAGGATTATGGTGCATCTTTTGTCTTGCCACTTTGCTTGGATTTGTTGCAGACTATTGAAAGAAAGGAAGTGGCTAAGAATTATTTGGGAAGGCCAGCTCACCCTTATTTGAAAGTCTACTGGTCagtgaaaaaattaaataacaTCTACTGGTACGaagatttgataaaaaaattattgcCGTTTATCAATTCAGGGAAGCTCACCATGAATGTGTTTGTGCAAGAAAGTGTTGAGTTTGAAGCTACTAGACTGGTGCCATCTAATCACAATACTAAAAAATTGGATATTGTTTCTGTCACCAGCGAACCCCTGTCAATTACAAACTCGGAAATAAAGTTTATATACGAGGAGCCAATGGAGGTATCGAAAGTAATTCAGACACATATTTCCAGTATGCATTTCCCAGAAGAAAATGGGTTCAGTTCACTTGCTATAATGAGTTGTGGACAGGATAACTTTGGAAGTCAAGTTGAAAGTGAGTCACAAAAGTACCGATGGGTTGAAGGTGCaccaaatatttatttctatAATGAGTCCTACGAAACATAGAATTGTGTATAAATGTAAAACTCAAAAGTTGAGCAATATCTTTTCATCCCAAAAAAGGATAACCACAAGAGTACAAAGTTTAATTTTGCCCAGGGGGGGGGGATACATAACCTCACAGGACTAGAATCctataaaagaaaagccCATTGACAGTTCTTTGACACTCAATCCCTCTTCTCTCATCAACCACCACCTAATGATTACCGAAAGCGAAAAAATATCCTTACCCAAAATTGATTGGGCACTTGATGCCTTGGAACCATATATTTCTAAAGAAATAAACGATTTACACATCAACAAAGTATGTCTACTATGCACCGAAAGTGTACAACCTCGAGTTACTAACCAAGTAAAACCAGCACCATGTTGCTTATGTAAACGGGTACAATGCGGCCATTGACGCATTAGAAAAAGCTGTTGGCAAAAAGGATGTCAAGTCGGTAGTTGAAATTCAGCAAAATATCAAGTTTCATGGTGGCGGACACACCAACCACAGTTTGTTTTGGAAGAATTTGGCCCCTGTATCTAAAGGCGGAGGAAAACATCCAGATACCAATTCCCCCTTGGGTAAACAAATCGCTGCTCAGTATGGATCCGTGACAAACCTTATTGATATTACCAATTCCAAATTGGCTAGCATCCAAGGTTCGGGCTGGGCGTTTATTGTCAAAAACAAGCAAAACGGAGGAGCTTTGGATGTGGTCACTACTGCAAATCAGGATACAATCACTGCTCCACATTTAATCCCAATTATTGCTATCGATGCTTGGGAACACGCCTACTACTTACAGTATCAAAATGTTAAGCTTGATTATTTCAAAGCAATTTGGAATGTGGTCAACTGGGCTGAAGCTGAGTCGAGATATTCTGCGTAACATTGTGTGTAAAACTGTATTGTAGTTTTACTTTCTTTCTATCGTTAAGTGCCGCGCCCCCCTcgccaaagaaaaataaaaaagcaaaaaaatatacaCAAGTTTATGAccatttgtttcttttgtaaTCTCCACTCTTATCAATCATGTTTGAAAAAGCAGTGTATCCGGCATTGGAGGAGTTGCAGCAACCACTCTCACAAGAACAACTTAGAATTTTAAAGGACCAATTAAATTCAGAAGAACCAACCCCTTCTGCACAAACAAAGTTCAATTATGCGTGGGGATTAATAAAATCCAATCACcacaaacaacaagagTATGGAGTGGAGATACTCACTGAGCTATACAAGAGTGAGAAAAGTATGAGGAGAGAGGTGTTGTACTATCTTAGTTTGGGGTCTTTGAAGATTGGTGACTATACTAATGCCAAGCGATATGTTGAAGCATTATTAGAAATCGAACCTGAAAATCAACAGGCTAGAGGGTTATTAAAAACCATAGATGACAAAATCACTACCGAAGGGTTAATCGGTATCGGGATTGCTGGTGGCGCTCTTGCAATTGGACTTGGATTGATTGGAGCTTTAGTCAGAAGGAACAGAAAATAGGAgaggcaaaaaaaaaaaaaaaaaaaaaaatagtagGCGTAAATACAAATAATACACATATTCATTATGAATCATGAATTGGGAAATTCTATTGCAAGCAACGTGATTGATACATTTAATGGATTGACCATAAAATCGGGAAAGCCAGTTGTTAGATCAAATGGGGTAGAAGAGTGGACGGTGCTTGCTAGTGTGGTTGCAAttgtcaacaacaacattatgCCAATTACCTTAGCAACAGGAGTGAAAACTTTACCAAACAAAGTCAGATCTTATTCAAATGGTTTAATGGTACATGATATGCATGCAGAAATATTAGCCCTTCGcttattcaattattatttgctaGAGAAGGACTGTCCATTGGTCGAGTACCTGGAGGATACTAGAAAGCTAAAATGTGATGTCAAGTTGGCACTTTTCATTAGTGAGCCCCCATGTGGTGATGCATCTATGTCATACATTTCCTCCAGCCTAACTGATAATGAACCTTGGACTCCAcgaaagaaacaaaaactaaACAGAGGAAGAAACAATTTTGGTGAATTAGGGGTTGTCCGAACAAAACCTGGAAGATCAGACAGTTTGATAAGTTATTCCAAGTCATGCTCAGATAAATTGTGCTTGAAACAGTTGGTTGGTATATGCAATGCTACAACATCAACTTTGTTTAGGGATAacatttttcttgattattTGGTGACTaaaaatctttcttttgaaGATTTCCATCGGTGCTTCAGAACAAGATTTGATCTACGAAACGCGACACATCCCCTACAGTTGCTAGCTTACAATTGCGATGGCTATGGATTTACAAAGAGTGAAAAGAAATCGCCGTCGCCATTGTGTCTTCTTCATATCGTTCCTTTGAAAGTGATTCAGGTTTTGAACAATGGTGTGAAAAATGGGTCCTTCATAAAAGACAAGCCTCCTAAGAAAGGTGGTGAAAGTATTATATGCAACCAACATTTCATGCGAAAGCTAAAACAGATACGTGATGTTGACTATCCAGATTATCTAACTTTTAAACACTCCAATAAGGAACGACTGGCATTAAAGAGGATGGGGAAGGAGAAACTAAAAGACTGGGTTCTGTCTAATGCCgacaattttttattatagTGTCTATATTGTTATATACAACCTAATCAGAGTCTGATGCAGACCCCTCATCTTCAAATTCGGCCAACTGTTCAGCCTCAGTTGGCTCCATAGAAATCGCATACTCTGCACTTTCCAACAactcaatcaatttttcatgaTCACTAGAAACGTAGTCTTTGGGTTTCAAGTTGTGTTTGTCTTTGATTCTTGGATCAGCACCTGCGTCTAGCATGTTGTCGACAATAAAGTATCCATGCTCTGGCTCATCGTTGTTTGTGTATTTTACAGCCAAATGTAATGGGGTCTCTCCGTCTCTATTTTGCGGATCAATTTCAACACCTTCTATATCTAAAACTATATCTATGAACTCCCAGTTTCCCAATTGACATGCTAGATGCAAAGGAGTGTTACCAGTTATCACTTCTTTTGTTGTATTGATCAACTCTGCCAACTTTTCTTGGTCATTGTTTAACTCAACTTTGATAGATAGCAATAATTCCGtattatttcttcttgctGATTCCAATATTTGCTCTGAGTATGAAGCACCTTCAGTTGAATTGCTTACTGGAGTATCTGTCATATTCGATGGTAGGGTGTTATTCAATTCtgagagaaagaaaagaaaaaaggtGTAGCTTTTGGACAGCGAAAAATTGGCGGTGTTAAAAGAGGAATGCTAAGCGATAAACCCAACGCTGCCGTTTGTGTTTACAATATTACGTActaacaaagaaaaaaaactatctatccttttcatcaatatagCAACCATTCAAACATCGACAAATTCCAATCAagaataatttatattgaaaatgaagaatttggCAAAAATCCTGAGCTGGGTGGGCAGCCTAAACTATCCAACCACATACCGCagataaaacaaaaaaaaaagaagcaaaaaaaaaaagttcgTTGCTGTTTCCACTTTCCCACCTCACCTTacacaacatcaacatgGTTAAACCAATTATAGCTCCATCGATATTAGCTGCTGATTTTGCAAATTTGGGTTGCAACTGTAAAAGGGTTGTGGATACTGGGGATGTTGAATGGTTGCACTTGGATGTGATGGATGGACACTTTGTTCCAAACATTTCCTTGGGTCCCCCTATTATTAGCAGTTTAAGAAAACAGTTCCCACGAGAGAGTGATAAgccaattgtttttgattgtCATATGATGGTTTCAGAGCCAGATGAATGGATTGAAGAGATTGCTAAAGCTGGTGGCGACTCGTACACGTTTCATTTTGAAGCCACTAAAGACCCTGCAAGagtaataaagaaaatcaaagaGCACGGCTTGAAGGCAGCAATGGCTATCAAACCCAAAACCCCAGTTGAAGAGGTGTTCCCCTATGCTGACGATTTAGATATGGTATTGGTTATGACAGTTGAACCTGGGTTTGGAGGACAAAAGTTTATGCCAGACATGATGCCAAAGGTAGAAACATTAAGAGAAAAGTATCCTGACTTGGATGTTCAAGTTGATGGAGGGTTGGGAAAAGATACAATCCAACCTGCTGCAGATGCTGGTGCTAATGTCATTGTTGCAGGAACCTCAGTGTTCAAACCAGAAGACCCTAGACCAGTTGTCcattatttgaaagaaaCTGTGACTAATGCTATTCAAGCTAGAAATAAGTAGACAcgcatatatatatatatttatttagaAGGACTGTATACCTAAAGTAGTTCCTTCTGGATCAGAAACAACAGAATACCCATTCTTTTGATGGTTCTCAATAACACTCCATAGTGCCTTCTTGATTTGATCTAACTTTGTTTGCTTTTCCTGTTCTGATGTACTGTCAACTTCCATTGTTGTTTCGTCTTCCTTTTGGTTGTTGGCAGCTAAATACCTTTGATTTCTTGCAATCTTTTTAGCTCTTTTGTTGGATAATGTCTGAGTTGTCATGGTTGAGGTTGGTTGAGGGGTGTTCCCAGTATATAAAGCAACTGCCTTGGAGTCGGTTGGTCTTGGGGCAGTAGTTCCCTTGGCGGCATATCGAGAAGTGGACGATCTAGTAGCAGTAGTTCTACGTGAAGCTCTCTTTCTTCCTAATGATTTAGCATGACTCTGAGCATGAAGTTtgatttttggtttatttataGCGTTTCTACCTGCCATTGTTGGTTACTAAGGTGtataaagaaagaaaaattcaaaggcatctcaaaaaaaaaaaaaaaaaaatatcttttGTGATAAAGATATTTTGGAGAAAAAGCTGATATGCAGGATTGTAAATTTAGCAATATGACCATACTTCAATCAAGATCAATCTAGTCAATGTGGGTGCATAGTTAGTTTGGCCAGAGGACTCTGAACTTACAAAAGTTTAGTAATAGGAGTTAAATGTTGGtgaaacttttttttttttggggaaATTAGACagaaaataaaaccaaattatGCAGATACTAACAAAATAAGCCAATGCAATTGCTATGCTGGTTCATAAGCTGACCCAACTGCCTTTTTCCACAGCagaaatatattatatCATTAAAGCAGTTGTTTCAAACGgcattaaaaaaaaagggttGCTAAAAAGAGTTAATGTGGACATATTGTGGCGCTAACCAACAGTTGCGCACAGCAAA
This sequence is a window from Candida dubliniensis CD36 chromosome 7, complete sequence. Protein-coding genes within it:
- a CDS encoding cell surface protein, putative (contains CFAM domain (Pfam:PF05730) -fungal-specific cysteine rich domain found in some proteins with proposed roles in fungal pathogenesis), whose product is MLPSIVISIVLASLVCADSSSITEAPTTTAADNPYTIYPSVAKTASINGFADRIYDQLPECAKPCMFQNTGATPCPYWDTGCLCIMPTFAGAIGSCIAKNCKGQDVVTATSLGTSICSVAGVWEPYWMVPANVQSSLSVAAAAVVATSDSASETPSVSGSSSQVPQETSYSVSETPSVSGSLSQVPQETSYSVSETPSESSSEAPQKTSGVSVIPSQSANNSSVAISESVALSSSSSLSSSSYGNSTIEQPSTSIKSDVTSITGPVTTDKVITNDSGIVITSTVIITHVSEYCDQTSAAAVQSSACEEQSSAKSEQASASSEQVKVITSVVWCESSIQSVEAAKSSAEAAHKTEVVASCASELSSLSSAKSEAIKTVSSLVEVQKSAVAKQTSLAAVQSSAASVQLSAAQTQKSSEAVAVAQTAVAEASKAADEIVTEVVNITKTVTSGKETGVSQATSPAASASTHSVAVANMANTKFATTMSLLVASFAFIGLFI
- a CDS encoding ferric reductase transmembrane component precursor, putative (Similar to S. cerevisiae FRE5) — protein: MDEELQKHLEISRNTKYQWIACIFSLVIFFANGIVFYWIPRLLRDKRFVKTNRFKSYFAFVDVWQTINTPFAIKLGNKKYYFKPSIAALFACFILLNGKLCYIETDDLDYKPRVFIIGKRCARIALGQMPAMFLSVTKGDFITAITGLTYERAAFLHAWFAILMFSMMTAHVGIIGFYWAHPNFDIAPKYPKYVYGIIGYACFVFLVFGNVALIRRYAFDFFMVNHRVHSFIMLLMAFLHNDRAKAMVILAIHLLVLDKVFGRIYGIIHSMKSPTKGYSEFEILDDETVRVNIPVKTSKTDPNPWYRLLLFKYGTWLAGSHVYLNVRKIDFFQHHPFAIASLPESGKITLVIKKRNGFTKKLYDTVQTMRDQQIANGIDSDAPEHKRVSNPHIVKLKAAFRGPSSGKFQPLITFDSVAFLAQDYGASFVLPLCLDLLQTIERKEVAKNYLGRPAHPYLKVYWSVKKLNNIYWYEDLIKKLLPFINSGKLTMNVFVQESVEFEATRSVPSNHNTKKLDIVSVTSEPSSITNSEIKFIYEEPMEVSKVIQTHISSMHFPEENGFSSLAIMSCGQDNFGSQVESESQKYRWVEGAPNIYFYNESYET
- the SOD3 gene encoding manganese-containing superoxide dismutase, putative (spliced gene), translating into MITESEKISLPKIDWALDALEPYISKEINDLHINKHHVAYVNGYNAAIDALEKAVGKKDVKSVVEIQQNIKFHGGGHTNHSLFWKNLAPVSKGGGKHPDTNSPLGKQIAAQYGSVTNLIDITNSKLASIQGSGWAFIVKNKQNGGALDVVTTANQDTITAPHLIPIIAIDAWEHAYYLQYQNVKLDYFKAIWNVVNWAEAESRYSA
- a CDS encoding mitochondria fission protein, putative (Similar to S. cerevisiae FIS1), whose amino-acid sequence is MFEKAVYPALEELQQPLSQEQLRILKDQLNSEEPTPSAQTKFNYAWGLIKSNHHKQQEYGVEILTELYKSEKSMRREVLYYLSLGSLKIGDYTNAKRYVEALLEIEPENQQARGLLKTIDDKITTEGLIGIGIAGGALAIGLGLIGALVRRNRK
- a CDS encoding tRNA-specific adenosine deaminase, putative (Similar to S. cerevisiae TAD1;~in S. cerevisiae: deaminates adenosine-37 to inosine in tRNA-Ala), producing the protein MNHELGNSIASNVIDTFNGLTIKSGKPVVRSNGVEEWTVLASVVAIVNNNIMPITLATGVKTLPNKVRSYSNGLMVHDMHAEILALRLFNYYLLEKDCPLVEYSEDTRKLKCDVKLALFISEPPCGDASMSYISSSLTDNEPWTPRKKQKLNRGRNNFGELGVVRTKPGRSDSLISYSKSCSDKLCLKQLVGICNATTSTLFRDNIFLDYLVTKNLSFEDFHRCFRTRFDLRNATHPLQLLAYNCDGYGFTKSEKKSPSPLCLLHIVPLKVIQVLNNGVKNGSFIKDKPPKKGGESIICNQHFMRKLKQIRDVDYPDYLTFKHSNKERSALKRMGKEKLKDWVSSNADNFLL
- a CDS encoding putative ankyrin repeat-containing protein ygl242c translates to MTDTPVSNSTEGASYSEQILESARRNNTELLLSIKVELNNDQEKLAELINTTKEVITGNTPLHLACQLGNWEFIDIVLDIEGVEIDPQNRDGETPLHLAVKYTNNDEPEHGYFIVDNMLDAGADPRIKDKHNLKPKDYVSSDHEKLIELLESAEYAISMEPTEAEQLAEFEDEGSASDSD
- a CDS encoding pentose-5-phosphate 3 epimerase, putative (Similar to S. cerevisiae RPE1); this encodes MVKPIIAPSILAADFANLGCNCKRVVDTGDVEWLHLDVMDGHFVPNISLGPPIISSLRKQFPRESDKPIVFDCHMMVSEPDEWIEEIAKAGGDSYTFHFEATKDPARVIKKIKEHGLKAAMAIKPKTPVEEVFPYADDLDMVLVMTVEPGFGGQKFMPDMMPKVETLREKYPDLDVQVDGGLGKDTIQPAADAGANVIVAGTSVFKPEDPRPVVHYLKETVTNAIQARNK